Proteins encoded within one genomic window of Guyparkeria hydrothermalis:
- a CDS encoding 3'-5' exonuclease — MALVRLSWFPHATWLKWRRRRQRALAGDGSPLAALLDCPLPDLDTDWTESEYVVLDFETTGLDPRNDRLLSAGFVVMRGPTIDLSTAEHGLIRPDMAIPEASAVIHRITDDRAATGRPEREVLAEVLEAMSGRVLVAHNARFEIAFLSAACRRHFGAVPVVPVIDTLQLARRGFERRHLHHGPGELRLDSLRNRYHLPRYHAHHALVDALGTAELFSALCQDRVAPEGHLGVRELLVLL, encoded by the coding sequence ATGGCGCTGGTTCGCCTGTCCTGGTTCCCGCATGCGACCTGGCTCAAGTGGCGCCGGCGGCGTCAGCGGGCGCTCGCCGGGGACGGTTCGCCGCTCGCCGCGCTGCTCGACTGCCCGTTGCCCGACCTGGATACCGACTGGACCGAGAGCGAGTACGTGGTGCTCGACTTCGAGACCACCGGTCTCGATCCGCGTAACGACCGGTTGCTGAGTGCCGGCTTCGTGGTGATGCGCGGGCCAACCATCGATCTGTCGACCGCCGAACACGGCCTGATCCGCCCCGACATGGCGATCCCCGAGGCCAGCGCGGTCATCCACCGCATTACCGACGACCGGGCCGCCACCGGCCGGCCGGAACGCGAGGTGTTGGCCGAGGTGCTCGAGGCAATGAGCGGCCGGGTGCTGGTGGCGCACAACGCCCGTTTCGAGATCGCCTTTCTCAGTGCGGCCTGCCGACGACACTTCGGCGCGGTGCCGGTGGTGCCGGTAATCGACACACTGCAACTTGCGCGTCGTGGCTTCGAGCGTCGTCACCTGCATCATGGGCCGGGCGAACTGCGACTGGACTCGCTGCGCAACCGATACCACCTGCCGCGCTACCACGCCCATCACGCGCTGGTCGATGCGCTGGGTACCGCCGAGTTGTTCAGTGCGCTGTGCCAGGACCGGGTCGCCCCGGAGGGCCACCTCGGCGTGCGCGAGCTATTGGTGCTGCTCTGA
- a CDS encoding efflux RND transporter permease subunit has product MTDGASPSLLERFARHRVAPHLVMLLMVLGGLFGLSRMNIQFFPNFAVDVVTVSVVWTGASAEDIERGITEPLEERLRSVPNVDTMTSTSAQGISTITIEFIQGTDAVLALNDVREQVDTFRNFPADAETPQISRVPKFDPVGRLLVYGEVDREALRHWVDRFERELIDRGIDRIEVNGVPEQRIAIEVPSATLVQLGRSLPQLSESVNALSRDVPAGEFGSADGGRELRAVEQRRRPIEFADLSVISSPQARLDLEQIAQILLEPRRDSLLMRHEGKPAAELVLQRAQHGDSLESAEALQQWIDDTRPTLPPQLQLKAYDQSWQLIRDRINLLVTNGAGGLILVLVLLYLFLPGRVAFWVAAGIPAAFLAAMAILWLIGGSINMISLFALIMALGVIVDDAIVVGEDADAHFRAGEPALSASEGAARRMFWPVMASSLTTIAAFMPLLVVGGTIGQILRDIPVVMICVIAASLVEAFLVLPGHLRGAFSGQDAAGEKRGRLARFREGFDRGFDHFRDRHFRHAVRFAIGHRGVTLAAAVASVILAVGLLAGGRVGFTFFPTPESQIVYANATFVAGTDRERMEAFMHELEESLARTEEELGEPLIQTAITRQGSTIGAQNAIKGDQLGSMLIELVPPDDRQTRNAEFIRVWKENTAVPPGMENFSISSRQGGPPGADLTVRLKGSTTENLKDAAVSLAETLKSLPGVVDVSDDLPYGRQQITFSVNAQGRALGLTTEEVGRQLRAAYDGALSQIFQSGPDEVEVRVMLPREERRHIASLDDISLRTDDGAFVPIRQVVDFGSQRGFEAIRHAEGKRAVEVSAEINRDLTSAETLRSALQSDTLPALASRFGLDYSFEGRQADQRETMADMKFGLYLGLALMYVVLVWVFSAWTMPFIVMTVIPFGLVGAIAGHWLMDIELTILSLFGLFGLSGIVVNNAIILVAFYRDQLAAGLAPDAALEQAAVQRLRAVMLTSLTTIGGLTPLLFETSLQAQFLIPMATSIAFGLGYSTLLVLFVVPALLSLRESVHQRVAPGSVAAA; this is encoded by the coding sequence ATGACGGACGGGGCGTCGCCGAGCCTGCTGGAACGTTTCGCGCGCCACCGGGTTGCCCCGCACCTGGTGATGCTGCTGATGGTGCTCGGCGGGCTGTTCGGCCTGTCACGGATGAACATCCAGTTCTTCCCAAACTTCGCCGTCGACGTGGTGACCGTGTCGGTGGTCTGGACCGGCGCCTCGGCGGAAGACATCGAACGCGGCATCACCGAGCCCCTCGAGGAACGGCTGCGCTCGGTGCCCAACGTGGACACGATGACCTCGACCTCCGCCCAGGGGATCTCGACCATCACCATCGAGTTCATCCAGGGCACCGACGCGGTGCTGGCGCTCAACGACGTGCGCGAACAGGTCGATACCTTCCGCAATTTCCCGGCCGACGCCGAAACGCCCCAGATCAGCCGCGTGCCCAAGTTCGACCCGGTCGGGCGACTGCTGGTGTACGGCGAAGTCGACCGCGAGGCGCTACGCCACTGGGTCGACCGCTTCGAGCGCGAGCTGATCGACCGGGGCATCGACCGGATCGAGGTCAACGGCGTGCCCGAACAGCGGATCGCCATCGAGGTGCCCTCCGCCACGCTGGTCCAGCTGGGCCGTTCGCTGCCGCAGCTTTCCGAGTCGGTCAACGCCCTGTCGCGCGACGTGCCCGCCGGGGAGTTCGGCAGCGCGGACGGCGGGCGCGAACTGCGTGCCGTCGAGCAGCGTCGCCGGCCGATCGAGTTCGCTGACCTGTCGGTCATCAGCTCGCCACAGGCCCGGCTCGACCTGGAACAGATCGCCCAGATCCTCCTGGAGCCCCGCCGTGATTCGCTCCTCATGCGTCACGAGGGGAAGCCGGCTGCCGAACTGGTCCTGCAACGCGCCCAGCACGGCGACAGCCTCGAGTCGGCCGAGGCGCTGCAGCAATGGATCGACGACACCCGGCCGACCCTGCCGCCACAACTCCAGCTCAAGGCCTACGACCAGTCCTGGCAGCTGATCCGCGACCGGATCAACCTGCTGGTCACCAATGGTGCCGGCGGCCTGATCCTGGTGCTCGTGCTGCTCTACCTGTTCCTGCCCGGGCGGGTGGCTTTCTGGGTCGCCGCGGGCATCCCGGCGGCCTTCCTCGCCGCCATGGCGATCCTGTGGCTGATCGGCGGCTCGATCAACATGATCTCGCTGTTCGCGCTGATCATGGCGCTCGGCGTGATCGTCGACGACGCGATCGTGGTCGGCGAGGATGCCGATGCCCACTTCCGGGCCGGCGAACCGGCACTGAGTGCCTCCGAGGGCGCCGCCCGACGCATGTTCTGGCCGGTCATGGCCTCGTCGCTGACCACCATCGCCGCCTTCATGCCACTGCTGGTGGTCGGCGGCACGATTGGGCAGATCCTGCGCGACATCCCGGTGGTGATGATCTGCGTGATCGCCGCGTCGCTGGTCGAGGCATTCCTGGTCCTGCCGGGCCACCTGCGTGGCGCCTTCAGCGGCCAGGATGCCGCCGGGGAGAAACGCGGCCGACTGGCCCGTTTCCGCGAGGGATTCGACCGTGGTTTCGACCATTTCCGCGACCGGCATTTCCGTCACGCGGTGCGTTTCGCGATCGGCCACCGCGGGGTGACGCTGGCCGCTGCGGTGGCCTCGGTGATCCTCGCGGTCGGTCTGCTGGCCGGTGGGCGGGTCGGCTTTACCTTCTTCCCCACGCCCGAGTCGCAGATCGTCTATGCCAATGCCACCTTCGTCGCCGGCACCGACCGCGAGCGGATGGAGGCCTTCATGCACGAACTGGAGGAGAGCCTCGCCCGCACCGAGGAGGAGCTGGGCGAGCCGTTGATCCAGACGGCCATCACCCGACAGGGCAGCACCATCGGCGCCCAGAACGCCATCAAGGGCGACCAGCTCGGCTCGATGCTGATCGAGCTGGTGCCCCCGGACGACCGGCAGACGCGCAACGCCGAATTCATCCGGGTCTGGAAGGAGAACACCGCCGTGCCGCCGGGCATGGAGAACTTCTCGATCAGTTCCCGCCAGGGCGGACCGCCGGGGGCCGATCTCACCGTGCGGCTCAAGGGCAGCACCACCGAGAATCTTAAGGACGCGGCCGTCTCGCTGGCCGAGACGCTCAAGAGCCTGCCCGGCGTCGTCGACGTCAGCGACGACCTGCCCTACGGCCGGCAACAGATCACCTTCTCGGTCAATGCCCAGGGGCGTGCGTTGGGCCTGACCACGGAAGAAGTCGGCCGTCAGTTGCGCGCGGCCTACGACGGCGCGCTAAGCCAGATCTTCCAGTCGGGCCCCGACGAGGTGGAGGTGCGCGTCATGCTGCCGCGAGAGGAACGCCGGCATATCGCCTCGCTCGACGACATCAGCCTCCGCACCGATGACGGCGCGTTCGTGCCGATACGTCAGGTGGTGGACTTCGGCTCGCAGCGCGGCTTCGAGGCGATCCGGCACGCCGAGGGCAAACGGGCCGTGGAGGTTTCCGCGGAGATCAACCGCGACCTGACCAGCGCCGAAACCCTGCGCTCGGCACTCCAGTCGGACACCCTGCCGGCCCTGGCCAGCCGCTTCGGTCTCGACTACAGCTTCGAGGGCCGCCAGGCCGACCAGCGCGAGACCATGGCCGATATGAAGTTCGGCCTCTACCTCGGCCTGGCGCTGATGTACGTGGTGCTGGTGTGGGTGTTCTCGGCCTGGACCATGCCGTTCATCGTCATGACCGTGATCCCGTTCGGCCTGGTCGGCGCGATTGCCGGCCACTGGCTGATGGACATCGAACTGACCATCCTTTCTCTGTTCGGCCTGTTCGGCCTGTCGGGGATCGTGGTCAACAACGCCATCATCCTGGTCGCCTTCTATCGCGACCAGCTGGCCGCCGGCCTCGCGCCCGACGCGGCGCTCGAACAGGCGGCCGTGCAGCGGCTGCGTGCCGTGATGCTCACCTCGCTGACCACCATCGGCGGGCTGACGCCGCTGCTGTTCGAGACGTCCTTGCAGGCGCAATTCCTGATCCCGATGGCCACCTCGATCGCCTTCGGGCTTGGTTACTCCACCCTGCTGGTGCTGTTCGTGGTCCCCGCCCTGCTCTCGCTGCGCGAGAGCGTCCACCAGCGAGTTGCCCCGGGTTCGGTCGCCGCTGCTTGA
- a CDS encoding efflux RND transporter periplasmic adaptor subunit translates to MANHSPTPRSARSWLLRLVLPLVILGLAIAVFMALKASRPEPPRAAPEERAWLIETQVVEPVRRHPVLTLYGEVTNPDRLTVRAPLSARVESVPVEDGTNVDKGTLLVALDPRDFQPVLDRARANLADLDAQIRQERASHETDQNALALEREIVANAQTALKRNQDLRKRNLGSQADVDAARDTLSQARLSLNTRRERLATFDARLAGLEARRNAAAADVAAAERDVDRARVEAPADGLVGPVEVTVGALVNSNAALLDFFPRDGFELRALIPAARVDTLAGSLASGSPPSAHSREGNRTLHLDRLAGEASGEGVTGLFEFDQPDTTLRVGQVLTIELELPAVDNAIAIPRSALYGNDHLYRIRDGRLKRVRVERLGAAGAGTPEADGKLLVRAEALSAGDRIATTQLPNAVDGLKVRWQDGAGKAAVE, encoded by the coding sequence ATGGCCAATCACTCCCCGACACCCCGTTCAGCACGTTCCTGGCTGCTTCGCCTGGTCCTGCCACTGGTCATCCTCGGACTGGCGATTGCCGTGTTCATGGCGCTCAAGGCCAGCCGGCCCGAACCGCCGCGCGCCGCTCCCGAGGAGCGGGCCTGGCTGATCGAGACCCAGGTGGTCGAACCCGTCCGCCGGCACCCGGTGCTCACGCTTTACGGCGAGGTGACCAACCCGGACCGATTAACCGTGCGCGCACCGCTCTCGGCACGGGTTGAATCCGTACCGGTCGAGGACGGCACCAATGTCGACAAGGGCACGCTGCTGGTCGCCCTCGACCCGCGCGACTTCCAGCCGGTGCTCGACCGGGCGCGGGCCAACCTGGCCGATCTCGATGCCCAGATCCGCCAGGAGCGCGCCAGCCACGAGACCGACCAGAATGCCCTCGCCCTGGAGCGCGAGATCGTCGCGAACGCCCAGACCGCACTCAAGCGCAACCAGGACCTGCGCAAGCGCAACCTCGGCTCGCAGGCAGACGTCGATGCCGCGCGCGACACGCTCAGTCAGGCCCGCCTGTCGCTCAACACCCGCCGCGAGCGCCTGGCGACCTTCGATGCCCGTCTGGCTGGACTGGAGGCCCGCCGTAACGCGGCAGCCGCCGATGTCGCCGCCGCCGAGCGCGATGTCGACCGCGCCCGCGTCGAAGCCCCCGCCGACGGGCTCGTTGGCCCGGTCGAGGTCACCGTCGGCGCACTGGTGAATAGCAATGCCGCCCTGCTCGACTTCTTCCCCCGCGACGGCTTCGAACTCCGCGCACTGATCCCTGCCGCCCGGGTTGACACCCTGGCCGGGTCACTGGCCTCGGGAAGCCCCCCGAGCGCCCACAGTCGCGAAGGAAACCGTACCCTGCACCTCGATCGGCTGGCCGGCGAGGCCAGTGGCGAGGGCGTCACGGGCCTGTTCGAATTCGACCAGCCGGACACCACACTGCGCGTCGGCCAGGTACTCACCATCGAGCTCGAACTGCCCGCCGTCGACAATGCGATCGCCATCCCCCGCAGCGCCCTCTACGGCAACGATCATCTCTACCGCATCCGCGACGGACGACTGAAGCGGGTCCGCGTGGAGCGCCTCGGCGCGGCCGGCGCAGGCACGCCCGAAGCCGACGGCAAACTGCTGGTACGCGCCGAGGCGCTTTCCGCCGGTGACCGGATCGCGACCACCCAGTTGCCGAACGCGGTCGACGGACTCAAGGTGCGCTGGCAGGACGGGGCCGGCAAGGCGGCCGTCGAATGA
- a CDS encoding DMT family transporter yields the protein MTLGERVPPSLILMAGSTLWGLTWIWLKHAHALGIGPILLTVVAFATQWLVIAPFAWRAWKDPSRRPISRLDGPWLALLAFASGVAGVGFTMAMVYGDVVRSMMLFFLIPAWGVLFGRVFLKEPLTPTRLLAVVSALAGAFLILGPDFGDGLRPADLFALIAGFSLAGANTLFRFLADQPISIKLSLMQGSTVLLGLLAWGLSAEFGTMPTLEAVGSSALYGATMLLAAILATQYAVERLPASRSAILMTLELLVAVASATWLGDRIHGANVWTGGTLILIAALLEATTARHHRPPVAPCKG from the coding sequence ATGACCTTGGGCGAGCGCGTCCCGCCCAGTCTCATCCTGATGGCAGGCTCGACCCTGTGGGGCCTGACCTGGATCTGGCTGAAGCATGCCCACGCCCTCGGCATCGGCCCGATCCTCCTCACCGTCGTGGCCTTCGCCACGCAGTGGCTGGTGATCGCGCCGTTCGCCTGGCGGGCATGGAAGGACCCGTCCCGCAGACCGATCTCACGCCTGGACGGCCCCTGGCTCGCGCTGCTCGCCTTTGCTTCCGGTGTCGCCGGCGTGGGCTTCACCATGGCGATGGTCTACGGCGACGTGGTGCGGTCGATGATGCTGTTCTTCCTCATCCCGGCCTGGGGTGTGCTGTTCGGCCGAGTGTTCCTCAAGGAACCGCTCACGCCGACACGACTGCTCGCGGTGGTCAGTGCGCTGGCCGGGGCCTTCCTGATCCTTGGCCCGGACTTCGGTGACGGCCTGCGCCCGGCCGATCTGTTCGCGCTGATCGCGGGGTTCAGCCTGGCCGGAGCCAACACCCTGTTCCGCTTTCTCGCCGACCAGCCCATCTCCATCAAGCTCTCGCTCATGCAGGGCTCGACCGTGCTGCTCGGCCTGCTCGCCTGGGGGCTCTCCGCCGAGTTCGGCACGATGCCGACCCTGGAGGCAGTGGGCAGTAGCGCGCTCTACGGGGCAACCATGCTGCTGGCCGCCATCCTCGCCACTCAGTACGCGGTCGAGCGCCTGCCCGCCTCGCGGTCCGCCATCCTGATGACGCTGGAGCTGCTGGTCGCGGTCGCCTCCGCCACGTGGCTCGGCGACCGGATTCACGGTGCCAATGTCTGGACCGGCGGCACGCTGATCCTGATCGCCGCCCTGCTCGAGGCCACCACGGCCCGTCACCATCGTCCGCCGGTTGCGCCATGCAAGGGCTGA
- a CDS encoding putative nucleotidyltransferase substrate binding domain-containing protein, with translation MAAELWEIRDFIAGLPAFAELPASSLDVLPRRLVVRYLRRGRPFPPDDAGPGLWIVRSGAVTVRDSQGALQEKLGEGDLYHATEDAAGDMQLAVIEDSLFYHLPESVFEALMQDYPAFAWRFERSRRERLERALTELAQGGRVEALMATTVGSLLRREPVSTSPETAIREGAALMSEEQVSALLLVEGGRLVGLVTDRDLRRRCVAAGRSVDEPLRAIMTDRLVTIGPEAPAFEASLRFSRHNIHHLPVLAEGGELVGILSTSDLLRHQGTHAIHLVRDALAAEDVEAVARVGARLPDLELQLVSMGADAEPLGEAMVTVTDAMTRRLTELAEAELGPAPVPWAWAALGSQGRREQTALTDQDSALILDDAFEPARHGEWFERMARFVSDGLAEAGITPCPGETMATTDDWRLSVTGWQAKFRDWIEQPEPHSVMLTTNFIDMRVVAGDEALLEAIWDEVRPQARRNTVFQRALAHNALAVRMPLGFFRRLVVVDDEQHDERLDLKHYGLLPIADIARLHAVALGLAELHTVRRLEAAARAGGLSSEAAGELVDAWRFFYVLRARHQAGQVRRGEPLDNRLDPASLSGLERDHLRDAFRVVDDHQRWLKTHFDVTGTR, from the coding sequence ATGGCTGCGGAACTCTGGGAAATACGGGATTTCATCGCCGGGCTGCCGGCCTTCGCCGAGCTGCCGGCGTCGTCGCTGGACGTCCTGCCGCGGCGCCTGGTCGTGCGCTATCTGCGCCGTGGTCGGCCGTTCCCGCCGGATGATGCCGGGCCGGGTCTTTGGATCGTGCGCAGCGGGGCGGTGACCGTGCGCGACTCGCAGGGCGCGCTGCAGGAGAAGCTCGGCGAGGGCGATCTCTATCACGCCACCGAGGACGCGGCCGGCGACATGCAGCTCGCCGTGATCGAGGACAGCCTGTTCTACCACCTGCCCGAGTCGGTGTTCGAGGCGCTGATGCAGGACTATCCGGCCTTTGCCTGGCGCTTCGAGCGCTCGCGCCGCGAACGGCTCGAACGGGCACTGACCGAGCTGGCGCAGGGCGGTCGTGTCGAGGCGCTGATGGCAACCACGGTCGGTTCGTTGTTGCGGCGTGAGCCGGTCAGCACGAGTCCGGAGACTGCCATCCGCGAGGGCGCGGCGCTGATGAGCGAGGAGCAGGTTTCGGCACTGCTGCTGGTCGAGGGCGGTCGGCTGGTCGGGCTGGTCACCGACCGCGATCTGCGCCGGCGCTGCGTGGCCGCCGGGCGTTCGGTCGACGAGCCGCTGCGCGCGATCATGACCGACCGCCTCGTGACCATCGGCCCCGAGGCCCCCGCCTTCGAGGCCTCCCTGCGTTTCTCGCGTCACAACATCCATCACCTGCCGGTACTTGCCGAGGGAGGCGAGCTGGTCGGCATCCTCTCGACCTCGGACCTGCTGCGCCACCAGGGGACGCACGCGATCCACCTGGTACGTGATGCGCTCGCGGCCGAGGACGTCGAGGCGGTCGCCCGCGTTGGTGCGCGTCTGCCGGATCTCGAACTGCAGCTGGTGAGCATGGGCGCCGACGCCGAGCCGCTGGGCGAGGCGATGGTGACCGTCACCGACGCCATGACCCGCCGGCTCACCGAGCTGGCCGAGGCCGAGCTCGGCCCGGCGCCCGTGCCCTGGGCCTGGGCGGCGCTCGGCAGCCAGGGACGCCGCGAACAGACGGCACTGACCGACCAGGACAGCGCGTTGATCCTTGACGATGCCTTCGAGCCGGCGCGCCACGGCGAGTGGTTCGAGCGGATGGCGCGCTTCGTCAGCGACGGGCTGGCCGAGGCGGGCATTACCCCGTGCCCCGGCGAGACCATGGCGACCACCGACGACTGGCGGCTGTCCGTGACCGGCTGGCAGGCGAAATTCCGTGACTGGATCGAGCAGCCCGAGCCGCACTCGGTGATGCTGACGACCAACTTCATCGACATGCGCGTCGTCGCCGGTGATGAGGCGCTGCTCGAAGCGATCTGGGACGAGGTGCGCCCGCAGGCCCGCCGCAACACGGTCTTCCAGCGGGCGCTGGCGCACAACGCGCTGGCCGTGCGCATGCCACTGGGCTTCTTCCGCCGGCTGGTGGTGGTCGACGACGAACAGCACGACGAGCGGCTCGATCTCAAGCACTACGGGCTGTTGCCGATCGCCGATATTGCCCGGCTGCATGCGGTGGCCCTGGGGTTGGCCGAGTTGCACACGGTCCGTCGGCTGGAGGCGGCGGCGCGCGCCGGAGGACTGTCATCGGAAGCCGCCGGTGAGCTCGTGGATGCCTGGCGTTTCTTCTATGTGCTGCGCGCCCGGCACCAGGCCGGTCAGGTGCGTCGCGGCGAGCCGCTCGACAACCGGCTCGATCCGGCCTCCCTGTCGGGACTGGAGCGCGATCACCTGCGTGATGCCTTCCGCGTGGTCGACGATCACCAGCGCTGGCTGAAGACGCACTTCGACGTCACCGGAACCCGCTGA
- a CDS encoding NAD-dependent epimerase, translating to MRILVTGAAGFIGSALSARLLERGDTVVGLDNLNDYYEVSLKEARLARLTGQEGFSFEKLDVADREGMAELFERVKPDRVVHLAAQAGVRYSLENPHAYIDSNLVGFTNILEGCRHNDVGHLVYASSSSVYGANSEMPFSVHHNVDHPLSLYAATKKANELMAHTYASLYDLPTTGLRFFTVYGPWGRPDMALFKFTRNILAGEPIDVYNYGHHRRDFTYIDDIVEGVIRTLDHVAEANDDWDAAAPDSGTSFAPWRVYNIGSHRPVELLRYIELIEQAVGKKAELNLLPMQPGDVPDTYADVEDLKTDVGYAPSTPVEEGVARFVAWYRDYYER from the coding sequence ATGCGGATACTGGTTACCGGCGCGGCCGGTTTCATCGGCTCGGCGCTGTCGGCGCGATTGCTCGAGCGCGGCGACACGGTCGTCGGCCTGGACAACCTCAACGACTACTACGAGGTCAGCCTCAAGGAAGCGCGACTGGCGCGCCTGACCGGACAGGAGGGCTTTTCCTTCGAGAAACTGGACGTGGCCGACCGCGAGGGCATGGCCGAGTTGTTCGAGCGGGTGAAGCCCGATCGCGTGGTGCATCTGGCCGCCCAGGCCGGGGTGCGTTACTCGCTGGAAAATCCGCACGCCTACATCGACAGCAACCTGGTGGGCTTCACCAACATCCTCGAGGGCTGCCGTCACAACGACGTCGGCCACCTGGTGTACGCCTCGTCGAGCTCGGTGTATGGGGCGAACAGCGAGATGCCGTTCTCGGTGCACCACAACGTCGACCACCCGCTCTCGCTGTACGCGGCCACCAAGAAGGCCAACGAGCTGATGGCGCACACCTACGCCTCGCTTTACGACCTGCCGACCACGGGCCTGCGCTTCTTCACGGTCTACGGCCCCTGGGGCCGGCCGGACATGGCGCTGTTCAAGTTCACCAGGAACATCCTCGCCGGCGAGCCGATCGACGTTTATAACTACGGCCATCACCGGCGCGACTTCACCTATATCGACGATATCGTCGAGGGCGTGATCCGCACGCTCGACCACGTCGCCGAAGCCAATGACGACTGGGACGCCGCCGCGCCGGATTCCGGCACCTCGTTCGCCCCCTGGCGGGTGTACAACATCGGCAGCCACCGGCCGGTCGAGCTGTTGCGCTACATCGAGCTGATCGAACAGGCCGTCGGCAAGAAGGCCGAGCTCAACCTGCTGCCGATGCAGCCGGGCGACGTGCCGGATACCTACGCCGACGTCGAGGACCTGAAAACGGACGTCGGCTACGCGCCGAGCACGCCGGTCGAGGAGGGCGTCGCCCGCTTCGTCGCCTGGTACCGGGACTACTACGAGCGCTGA
- a CDS encoding UvrD-helicase domain-containing protein — protein MQGLNPQQQAAVRHVDTPLLVLAGAGSGKTRVIVEKIVHLIDDKGLPARGIWAVTFTNKAAREMGERIGQRLPAERRRGLNISTFHTLGLKLIRRETRTLGLRPGFTVLDAEDSLNLIKSLLQQNEAAAGLLEPKEAQWTISQWKNDLLTPEQAMAASEDEVQAAAASLYSDYARQLTACNALDFDDLIKRPVELLRDDPEARERWQRRVRYLLVDEYQDTNASQYELVRLLVGPLGRLTAVGDDHQSIYAWRGARPENLSHLARDFPRLETIKLEQNYRSVNTVLTAANQLIANDSTTQPKNLWSAVGPGEEHRVLVCDTADDEAERIATDIIHRHFKDATPYRHFAILFRGNHQARLLEQQLRKLSIPYLLTGGQSFFERAEVKDAMAYLRLMANPSDDAALLRIINTPRRGIGPTTLERLGQIARERHTHLAEAARSITAEQRLDNRVHHQLLQFLDWLDATRRRMDEEPAADAMRALLDEIDYFGYLREQENTAKAAERRWTNLQDWLEWTDRIGTDNGSGETLSLTELVQKMSLLGILEQKTRDQDDDAVRLLTLHAAKGLEFPHVYLSGMEEDLLPHQDCQEEDRLAEERRLCFVGITRAQRSLTFTLTKRRRRYGQWRDVQPSRFLEEIEAELLRWEGVGVQKSEEENRATAAEAMSAIRAMLGKS, from the coding sequence ATGCAAGGGCTGAATCCACAACAACAGGCCGCCGTTCGGCACGTCGATACCCCGCTGCTGGTGCTGGCCGGCGCCGGTTCGGGCAAGACGCGCGTGATCGTCGAGAAGATCGTTCACTTGATCGACGACAAGGGGCTGCCCGCCCGCGGCATCTGGGCGGTCACCTTCACCAACAAGGCGGCCCGCGAGATGGGCGAGCGCATCGGCCAGCGCCTACCCGCGGAGCGGCGGCGCGGACTGAACATCTCGACCTTCCATACCCTCGGCCTCAAGCTCATCCGCCGCGAGACCCGCACCCTCGGCCTGCGGCCGGGCTTCACGGTCCTGGACGCCGAGGATAGCCTCAACCTGATCAAGTCGCTGCTGCAGCAGAACGAGGCCGCCGCCGGCCTGCTCGAGCCCAAGGAAGCCCAGTGGACCATCTCGCAGTGGAAGAACGACCTGCTCACCCCGGAACAGGCAATGGCGGCGAGCGAAGACGAGGTGCAGGCCGCTGCCGCCTCGCTCTACAGCGACTATGCCCGGCAACTGACCGCCTGCAACGCGCTCGACTTCGATGACCTGATCAAGCGGCCCGTCGAGCTGCTGCGCGACGACCCCGAGGCACGCGAACGCTGGCAGCGTCGCGTGCGCTACCTGCTGGTCGACGAATACCAGGACACCAACGCCAGCCAGTACGAACTGGTGCGTCTGCTGGTCGGGCCACTCGGCCGACTGACCGCGGTGGGCGATGACCACCAGTCGATCTACGCCTGGCGTGGTGCCCGTCCCGAGAACCTCTCGCATCTCGCACGCGACTTCCCGCGGCTGGAGACCATCAAGCTCGAGCAGAACTACCGCTCGGTCAACACGGTGCTCACGGCGGCCAACCAGCTGATCGCCAACGACTCGACCACCCAACCGAAGAACCTCTGGAGCGCGGTTGGTCCGGGCGAGGAACATCGCGTGCTGGTGTGCGACACGGCCGACGACGAGGCCGAGCGCATCGCCACGGACATCATCCACCGACATTTCAAGGATGCGACGCCCTACCGGCACTTCGCCATCCTGTTCCGTGGCAACCACCAGGCCCGCCTGCTCGAGCAGCAGCTGCGCAAGCTCTCGATCCCCTACCTGCTCACCGGCGGGCAATCGTTCTTCGAGCGTGCCGAGGTCAAGGACGCCATGGCCTACCTGCGGCTGATGGCGAATCCGTCGGACGATGCCGCGCTCTTGCGCATCATCAACACCCCGCGGCGCGGCATCGGCCCGACCACGCTCGAACGGCTCGGCCAGATCGCCCGCGAACGCCACACGCACCTGGCCGAGGCGGCCCGCTCGATCACCGCGGAGCAGCGCCTCGACAACCGCGTCCATCACCAGCTGCTGCAGTTCCTCGACTGGCTTGACGCCACTCGCCGGCGCATGGACGAGGAACCGGCGGCCGACGCCATGCGCGCGCTGCTCGATGAAATCGACTACTTCGGCTACCTGCGCGAGCAGGAAAACACCGCCAAGGCCGCCGAACGGCGCTGGACCAACCTGCAGGACTGGCTCGAATGGACCGATCGCATCGGCACGGACAACGGCAGCGGCGAGACCCTGTCGCTGACCGAGCTGGTGCAGAAGATGAGTCTGCTGGGCATTCTCGAGCAGAAGACCCGCGACCAGGACGACGACGCCGTGCGCCTGCTGACCCTGCACGCGGCCAAGGGACTGGAATTCCCGCACGTGTATCTCTCGGGCATGGAGGAGGATCTCCTGCCTCACCAGGACTGCCAGGAGGAGGACCGGCTGGCCGAGGAACGCCGATTGTGCTTCGTCGGCATCACCCGCGCCCAGCGCAGTCTGACCTTCACGCTAACCAAGCGCCGGCGTCGCTACGGGCAGTGGCGCGACGTCCAGCCCAGCCGGTTCCTAGAGGAGATCGAGGCCGAGCTGTTGCGCTGGGAAGGCGTCGGGGTGCAGAAGAGCGAGGAGGAAAACCGCGCGACCGCGGCCGAGGCAATGAGTGCGATCCGTGCCATGCTAGGAAAGTCGTGA